The segment GAGAACTTGGCACTTCTAATTTAAACTTGGATTCTCGAAACCTGCTTGCTTTTAAGCAAACGGAAGAGCTATACCACCAATTATTGAATTATCCTCAAGAGGTTATTTCTATTATGGACCAAACCATAAAGGACTGTATGGTTTCTTTGGTAATAGATAACCATTTAGATTATGATTTGGATGAAATCGAGACTAAGTTTTATAAAGTAAGGCCTTATAATGTGGGCTCTTGTAAAGGCATGCGCGAACTTAATCCAAAtgatattgataaattGATAAATCTAAAAGGTCTTGTCCTGAGATCGACTCCGGTTATCCCTGATATGAAAGTAGCGTTTTTCAAGTGTAATGTTTGTGACCACACAATGGCAGTGGAAATTGATAGGGGTGTTATACAAGAACCTGCCAGGTGTGAACGTATTGATTGTAATGAACCTAATTCCATGTCTTTAATTCACAACAGGTGTTCCTTTGCAGATAAACAAGTCATTAAGTTACAAGAAACACCAGATTTTGTGCCTGATGGACAAACTCCTCACTCCATATCATTATGTGTGTACGACGAATTAGTGGATTCTTGTAGAGCGGGGGATCGTATCGAAGTGACTGGTACGTTCAGATCTGTCCCTATTAGAGCCAATTCAAGACAACGTGTTTTAAAATCGTTATATAAAACATATGTTGATGTGGTTCACGTTAAAAAAGTCTCAGATAAAAGGTTAGACGTTGACACTTCCACAATCGAACAAGAATTAATGCAGAACAAGCTGGATCATAGCGAGGTCACAGAAGTAAGACGAATTACTGATCAAGATTTAGCAAAAATTCATGAAGTTGCATCTAGAGAAGACTTGTACGGTTTGTTGGCACGATCTATTGCGCCAAGTATTTACGAGCTAGAAGACGTCAAGAAAGGTGTTTTGCTTCAGCTCTTTGGTGGTACCAATAAGACTTTCACAAAGGGTGGGCGTTATAGAGGTGATATAAATATTCTACTTTGTGGGGATCCTTCTACATCCAAATCGCAAATTTTGCAATATGTTCACAAAATTACTCCTCGTGGTGTGTATACTTCAGGAAAAGGGTCCTCTGCAGTTGGTCTGACTGCTTATATAACAAGAGATGTTGACACAAAACAACTTGTTTTAGAAAGTGGAGCATTAGTCTTGTCTGATGGAGGTGTTTGTTGTATTGACGAGTTCGATAAAATGAGTGATTCTACAAGATCCGTTTTACATGAAGTAATGGAACAGCAGACTATTTCTATCGCAAAAGCAGGAATTATAACAACACTTAATGCTAGAAGTTCTATTCTAGCCAGTGCTAACCCAATAGGGTCACGTTACAACCCAAACTTGCCTGTGACAGAAAATATTGATTTACCGCCTCCACTACTTTCAAGATTTGATCTGGTTTATCTCGTCCTTGATAAAGTTGacgaaaaaaatgacaGAGAACTAGCTAAACACTTAACAAATCTTTATTTGGAAGACAAACCTGAGCATGTGTCTCAGGATGATGTGCTACCAGTTGAATTTTTAACGATGTATATTAGTTATGCAAAGGAGCACATACACCCAATAATAACTGAGGCCGCTAAAACGGAACTTGTTCGTGCTTATGTTGGAATGCGGAAAATGGGTGATGATTCGAGATCCGACGAGAAGCGAATTACAGCCACCACAAGACAATTGGAAAGTATGATTCGTTTGGCTGAAGCGCATGCCaagatgaaattgaaaagcgTCGTAGAACTGGAAGACGTCCAGGAAGCTGTAAGGCTGATCAGGTCAGCTATAAAGGATTATGCAACAGACCCCAAAACTGGTAAAATCGACATGAACTTAGTACAAACGGGGAAATCTGTTATTCAGAGAAAATTACAAGAAGATTTGTCAAGAGAAATTACAAACGTCCTGAAGGAACAAGCCTCAGACTCAATGACATTCAATGAGCTTATGAAACAAATCAACGAACACTCCCAAGATAGGGTTGATTCTTCTGATATCCAAGAAGCTTTGTCAAGACTGCAACAAGAAGACAAGGTTATTGTTCTCGGTGAGGGCGTAAGGAGGTCAATTCGTCTGAACAATCGTGTCTGACGCTTTCTTACTTttagataaaaaataaatactAAACGTTTATGGCGCACCTGTATATTTTGCATCCTTATGCCTTGTAACATTATTTAATACTGTATCCTCGACTTTAATGGGCggcttttttcttatttctgATTGGCCGAATAAAAAACTGCTTAACGCACTAGATTTATCCCGAAGGATGATTTCATTTAAAGAccgaaaaaagaaagtaaaagaaCTATTGAGCTCACTGCTTCAGACCAACTTAAAAAGACAAATTAGTCGGTAACCATCCTTCAGAACATCACACAATTCATTATGCTA is part of the Saccharomyces mikatae IFO 1815 strain IFO1815 genome assembly, chromosome: 16 genome and harbors:
- the MCM4 gene encoding MCM DNA helicase complex subunit MCM4 (similar to Saccharomyces cerevisiae MCM4 (YPR019W); ancestral locus Anc_8.122), translated to MSHQPSSPTREDNSSSSPVLPNPDSVPPQLSSPALFYSSSSSQGDTYGRNNNQNSSQADGNIRAAIGSSPLNFPSSSQRQTSDAFRSQSRQNRVRSSASASGRSRYYQDLRSDRAAPTSSSSLGGNSQNRMHMRRNDIHTSDLSSPRRIVDFDTRSGANTMASTSSSAPPSEASEPLRIIWGTNVSIQECTTNFRNFLMSFKYKFRKILDEREEFINNTSDEELYYIKQLNEMRELGTSNLNLDSRNLLAFKQTEELYHQLLNYPQEVISIMDQTIKDCMVSLVIDNHLDYDLDEIETKFYKVRPYNVGSCKGMRELNPNDIDKLINLKGLVLRSTPVIPDMKVAFFKCNVCDHTMAVEIDRGVIQEPARCERIDCNEPNSMSLIHNRCSFADKQVIKLQETPDFVPDGQTPHSISLCVYDELVDSCRAGDRIEVTGTFRSVPIRANSRQRVLKSLYKTYVDVVHVKKVSDKRLDVDTSTIEQELMQNKLDHSEVTEVRRITDQDLAKIHEVASREDLYGLLARSIAPSIYELEDVKKGVLLQLFGGTNKTFTKGGRYRGDINILLCGDPSTSKSQILQYVHKITPRGVYTSGKGSSAVGLTAYITRDVDTKQLVLESGALVLSDGGVCCIDEFDKMSDSTRSVLHEVMEQQTISIAKAGIITTLNARSSILASANPIGSRYNPNLPVTENIDLPPPLLSRFDLVYLVLDKVDEKNDRELAKHLTNLYLEDKPEHVSQDDVLPVEFLTMYISYAKEHIHPIITEAAKTELVRAYVGMRKMGDDSRSDEKRITATTRQLESMIRLAEAHAKMKLKSVVELEDVQEAVRLIRSAIKDYATDPKTGKIDMNLVQTGKSVIQRKLQEDLSREITNVLKEQASDSMTFNELMKQINEHSQDRVDSSDIQEALSRLQQEDKVIVLGEGVRRSIRLNNRV